A window of Marinobacter sp. es.042 genomic DNA:
GGGCCGCTCCGGGCGGATGGACCTGGCAGCTTGTGCGTCAGGGGATGATGGTAACCGCAGTGGACAACGGCCCAATGAACCCCGAATTGATGGCCTCTGGGCAGGTGGTGCATGTGGAGGCGGATGGCTATGGTTGGCGGCCCAGGCGCGGCATCGACTGGATGGTCTGCGACATCGTGGATCAGCCCCGGAAAACGGCAAAACTGGCTGTGACCTGGCTAGGTGAAGGTCTTTGCCGTTACACGGTTTTCAATCTGAAGTTGCCTATGAAAAAGCGCTATGACGAGTGGCTGATTTGCCGGGACATTATCGTTGCTGGCCTTAAAGAGGCGGGTATCGGTTTTCGTCTTAAAGCCCGCCACCTTTACCATGACAGGGAAGAAATAACCTGTTTCATCGAGCGGACGGGTTAAAAGGCGCTTTGCTCCAGCACTGTAATGTGCTCTTCTTCGTCCATCATGGGGATAAGCTCCAGCATGAGCTCACGGCGCTCATCGGAGTGAAACCATCGATCCCAATCTGCTTCGGAGCGCCAGTTCGCCAGTGTTATCCGGTGATTGGTGTCGTGGCTGTCGAGCAGGGTTTCGCCAGAAATGAAGCCGGGGGCACTGACAGCCTGCTGCAGAATCTTGCGAGACCGTTCTTCGTAGGCTGTTTCAAGGGTTTCGGCAATATGGCGTTCGATCAGAACCCGGATCATAAGAAACCTCCAAGTGGTTTAACTGTTATAAACAATAATTTAGCAGGTTTTTACGAAAAATCAGGTTCATTGACAGGAGACGACGTGTGATCGAAACCGACTACGACCTTGAGCTGGACGCCCGTGGCCTTTTCTGCCCGGAACCGGTCATGATGCTTCACAATCGGATCAACGATGTCCAACCTGGTGGCGTGTTGCGGGTTGTGGCGACCGACCCCTCTACCACCCGGGACATACCGAGGTTCTGCCAGTTTCTCGGCCATGAACTGGTGAAACAGCTGGAAAAGGACGATCTGTTTATCTACCTGATACGCCGGGGGCAATAGCGATTTTGCCAGTCAGACTTCTGGCTGCAGCGTCTGCAGGTGACCGAGGAATTCCTCCCGATCCATTTCGCCCAGCACTCTTCGTTGGGCAAGTTCTTCCCCGTTGCTGCCATAAAATAGTATGGCTGGAGGCCCGAACAGGCCCAGTTCGTCCAGCATGGCCTGCTGCTCGGGGGTGTTGTCCGTCATGTCGATCTGAAGCAGGGTGAAGGGGCTGAGCGCCTGGATTACATCCGGTTTACTGAAAACATTGCGTTCCATCACCTTGCAGGAGATGCACCAGTCGGCGTAGAAATCGAGCAGCACGGGGCGGCCCTGCTCACGAGCCTGTTCTAGCATCGACTGAATATCCGCTGGCCGTTCGACCCGCACGAAATCAGCGTGCTGAATGCCAGCGGTCCCAATGCCTCCTGATGATGCCGAGGCGATAGTGAATGGAGCCAGAGGTTTTAATGGGTCATTGGCGCCACCAACGGCGCCTGCCAGCAACGCCAGACCATAGGCGAATAAGACCAGGCCCAGACCTTTACGAGTGCGCTCCCAGCCCGCCTTGGCAGCGTCAAAGGCACCCAGTTGAACGCCGGTGATGGCGACCAGGAGGCCCCACAGGGTCAGTGCCAGCCACCCCGGCACAAGGCGCTCTACCAGCCAGATGGCTACGGCCAGCAACATCACACCATAGAAGTGCTTCACGGCGGTCATCCAGTGGCCGGTTGTTGGCAGGAGTTTCCGGCCACCCACCGCCACCAGAATCAGCGGAATGCCCATTCCAAGTCCAAGTGCAAACAGGGCAACCCCACCGATTACGGCGTCCTGGGTCGTCGAGATGTAAAGCAGACTGCCGGCGAGTGGCGCAGATACGCAGGGCGATACGATTAGTGCTGACAGGGCGCCGATACCGAAAATACTGAATACCCGACTCCCCGTGAGCCGGTGACTGGCATCGTTGAGTGGTTCGCGAATAAAGCGAGGCAGCTGGATTTCGAACAGATCGAACATCGACATTGCGAAAACGACAAACATCAGAGCAAAGACGCCCAGAACCCAGGGTGACTGCAATTGTGCCTGAAGATTGAAGCTGGCCCCCAGCAGGCCAGTCAGCACGCCGGCCGCAGCGTATGTGAGTGCCATGCCCAGTACATAGCTGCCGGACAGGAGCAGGGCATGGCCGGTTGTCCGGGTGTTTCTGCCGGAAACCAGCGAGGAAATAATCGGGACCATGGGCAGCACACAGGGGGTGAAGGTGAGTCCCAACCCGAGGAGCAAAAATACACCGGCAATCACCAGGGTGGATTGCTGGGCCAGAAAGCCCGCGAGGCCGGTGGCGGTTTCCGTGTCGACGGGAACACTGTCGCCTGACGCAAAACCAGCTGTTGCGGCGGTCTGCGAGCCGGATCCGCCGCTACCCTGGTAGAAGAGTACATCCCGGGTCTGGGGCGGGTAACACAAGCCTGCTTTGGCGCAGCCCTGGTAGGTTACCTGGAGTTCGGCTTCCCGAAGGCCAGCAGGCAGCGTGACAGGCACGCGGGCGTCAACGGGATCAAAGAAAACGGTGGTTTTGCCGAAGAACTCGTCCTCGGTCACCGTGCCTGGCGCCGAGAAAGCGGGCTCGCCCAGGCTTACCTCGGGATTTGTAGCGGTGATGCTGATCCGGTCGCGATACAGGTAGTGGCCGGGCGTGATATTCCAGGAGAGAACCACGGTGTCAGCGTCGGTCGAGAAACTGAAGGGCAGCGCTTCGTCGACGGGCAGAAAGTCGCTACCCTGGCCACCGAAAAGCGAGCCTCCATTGCCACCGAGTGCCCAGGCGGAGGGGGAAGTCAAACACACCAGGGCGAGCGCAAGAATCAGGCCCAGTGGATTTGCCCATTGGCGTTTTATCGTCGTTACTGCAGCAAAAGCCATCATTGATTGTAAGATTTCCCGGTTGGTGTCTCTCTGTTCAGAGTCTTTTCAATTGCGACTGTTACACCGCAATCGGCGCCGGCGCACGCCAGCCATGGACACGACGTGACTGTCAAAGTTCCCTCTGGTATTGGGGGCGGTAAAGTCGCACAATAGCCACCCAATGAATCACAGTCCAAATGATCTTATCATGCTGTTTAATGACCTTTTCCGGGAAGCATACCGGACAGTTCTGGTCAAAGGCAGTGATGAACCTGAATACGTGCCTGCCAGCGATCCGGAAGGTCTCGCACAGGTCGTTTTCGCTCATGGCTATTATGCCAGTGCTTTGCATGAAATAAGCCACTGGTGTATTGCTGGTGAGCACCGGCGCACACTTCATGACTATGGTTACTGGTACTGTCCGGATGGCCGGACACTGCAGCAGCAACAGGCGTTCGAGCAGGTTGAGGTCAAGCCCCAGGCCATTGAGTGGTTGTTTTCGGTGGCCGCAGGGTCCCGTTTCCACATCAGCGTGGACAACCTCTCCGGCGTTGGCGCCGCCGATGAAGAGCGGTTTCGGCACAGAGTCAGAGACCAGGCAGGTGAGTATCTGGAACAGGGGTTGCCGCCCCGGGCCCAGAGATTTTTTGACTCGCTGGCCACATTTTACGGTACCGGAGAAATCCTAGAAGAACGCTGGCATGAAGATGCCCGACGTATCGCTCCGCTATATTCTGAATCAGGACATTCCCAGGAAAACTGAGACTTTATGACATCTGACCCAAAACACACCGGCGATCTGAGATTCAGCGATCTGAACCTCGACAAACGTTTGCTGGATGCCATTACGGCCATTGGTTTTGAATACTGCACACCCATTCAGGCCGAAACACTGCCCTGGACACTG
This region includes:
- a CDS encoding antibiotic biosynthesis monooxygenase family protein, with the protein product MIRVLIERHIAETLETAYEERSRKILQQAVSAPGFISGETLLDSHDTNHRITLANWRSEADWDRWFHSDERRELMLELIPMMDEEEHITVLEQSAF
- the tusA gene encoding sulfurtransferase TusA; amino-acid sequence: MIETDYDLELDARGLFCPEPVMMLHNRINDVQPGGVLRVVATDPSTTRDIPRFCQFLGHELVKQLEKDDLFIYLIRRGQ
- the dsbD gene encoding protein-disulfide reductase DsbD produces the protein MMAFAAVTTIKRQWANPLGLILALALVCLTSPSAWALGGNGGSLFGGQGSDFLPVDEALPFSFSTDADTVVLSWNITPGHYLYRDRISITATNPEVSLGEPAFSAPGTVTEDEFFGKTTVFFDPVDARVPVTLPAGLREAELQVTYQGCAKAGLCYPPQTRDVLFYQGSGGSGSQTAATAGFASGDSVPVDTETATGLAGFLAQQSTLVIAGVFLLLGLGLTFTPCVLPMVPIISSLVSGRNTRTTGHALLLSGSYVLGMALTYAAAGVLTGLLGASFNLQAQLQSPWVLGVFALMFVVFAMSMFDLFEIQLPRFIREPLNDASHRLTGSRVFSIFGIGALSALIVSPCVSAPLAGSLLYISTTQDAVIGGVALFALGLGMGIPLILVAVGGRKLLPTTGHWMTAVKHFYGVMLLAVAIWLVERLVPGWLALTLWGLLVAITGVQLGAFDAAKAGWERTRKGLGLVLFAYGLALLAGAVGGANDPLKPLAPFTIASASSGGIGTAGIQHADFVRVERPADIQSMLEQAREQGRPVLLDFYADWCISCKVMERNVFSKPDVIQALSPFTLLQIDMTDNTPEQQAMLDELGLFGPPAILFYGSNGEELAQRRVLGEMDREEFLGHLQTLQPEV
- a CDS encoding elongation factor P hydroxylase; this encodes MLFNDLFREAYRTVLVKGSDEPEYVPASDPEGLAQVVFAHGYYASALHEISHWCIAGEHRRTLHDYGYWYCPDGRTLQQQQAFEQVEVKPQAIEWLFSVAAGSRFHISVDNLSGVGAADEERFRHRVRDQAGEYLEQGLPPRAQRFFDSLATFYGTGEILEERWHEDARRIAPLYSESGHSQEN